The following are encoded in a window of Cucurbita pepo subsp. pepo cultivar mu-cu-16 chromosome LG12, ASM280686v2, whole genome shotgun sequence genomic DNA:
- the LOC111807430 gene encoding uncharacterized protein LOC111807430 codes for MDTTQEKQEENVESCVEESIVESRKNDRKGKRIVEEKAERLKKVEDKRAKCCVGNAISLALRSYLKLKDVDIKIEEGIKYMVERKHKEAAPITRGFSSIETELNCLDGITETTKLEREKNLLLILKRFQSPDGSHSIILVAGRLRLKILSTDYFCLFRVLVRKILLTIWGLIEG; via the exons ATGGATACCACACAAGAAAAACAGGAGGAAAATGTAGAAAGTTGTGTGGAGGAGTCCATTGTTGAGAGCCGGAAGAATGACCGGAAAGGAAAACGTATTGTCGAAGAGAAGGCGGAGAGGCTGAAGAAGGTCGAGGATAAGAGGGCAAAATGCTGCGTCGGGAATGCTATTTCACTCGCACTAAGAAGCTATTTGAAATTAAAGGACGTGgatataaaaattgaagaaggaatCAAATACATGGTGgaaagaaagcacaaagaaGCAGCGCCAATCACACGAGGCTTTTCGTCAATTGAAACTGAGCTTAATTGTTTGGACGGAATTACAG AAACAACAAAGCTGGAAAGGGAAAAGAATCTGCTGCTAATCCTAAAGAGATTTCAGTCACCAGATGGTAGCCATTCCATCATACTTGTGGCTG GTAGATTGAGATTGAAGATTCTCTCTACAGATTATTTTTGCCTATTCCGGGTGTTGGTGAGGAAAATATTATTGACAATATGGGGATTGATAGAGGGCTGA
- the LOC111807793 gene encoding membrane protein of ER body 1-like: protein LSANGKEGNGNGNGDPKDEQFGKDPKHGPLGEDHNHEPLGEEPTDQLLVEDHNHEPLGEVPTDQLLVEDHNHEPLGEVPTDQPLGEHHKHEPLGEDNTEEQSNEVIYPPNGEQEVVCQQILVASTPHQLIVTEPEIEEQQSATSIRTEIVKSVLYGGLTELIASLGIVTSSASTGATTGKTVALSLSNLIIGLFVMSYRISKHWINGQESGADEQREEEVDTYEQVFGDRQNHRLHLTVAIISFLILGLVPPLLYGFTFRKPEDKFLKIPTVTIVSVLCIGLLGVGKAYIEKPENCLVYVHIIGGCIADAIGTSAVTTFGGELIQNYVDRAGWFDFEPNKVPTLLLPGMDFRYQTWRSV, encoded by the exons CTTTCAGCTAACGGAAAAGAGGgcaatggaaatggaaatggagatCCTAAAGATGAACAGTTCGGTAAAGATCCTAAACATGGACCATTGGGGGAAGATCATAATCATGAACCGTTAGGGGAAGAGCCTACAGATCAACTGTTGGTTGAAGATCATAATCATGAACCGTTAGGGGAAGTTCCTACCGATCAACTGTTGGTTGAAGATCATAATCATGAACCGTTAGGGGAAGTTCCTACCGATCAACCGTTGGGTGAACATCATAAACATGAACCGTTGGGGGAAGATAATACTGAAGAACAATCAAATGAAGTCATTTACCCTCCTAATGGTGAACAAGAAGTCGTTTGTCAACAAATTTTAGTTGCTTCAACTCCACACCAACTCATTGTTACTGAACCAGAAATCGAAGAACAACAGAGTGCAACTTCAATTAGAACCGAAATTGTGAAAAGTGTGCTCTATGGCGGTTTAACTGAACTCATAGCAAGCTTAGGCATTGTCACATCTTCAGCAAGCACAGGTGCTACCACCG GAAAAACAGTAGCTCTTTCACTATCAAACTTGATTATTGGACTGTTTGTGATGAGCTATAGA ATATCAAAACATTGGATAAACGGCCAGGAAAGTGGAGCTGATGAacaaagagaggaagaagtgGATACATATGAACAAGTGTTTGGAGATAGACAAAACCATCGTCTTCATTTGACAGTGGCTATCATTTCATTCCTGATATTAGGCTTGGTGCCCCCTCTCCTTTATGGCTTCACATTTCGTAAGCCAGAGGACAAATTTCTCAAGATTCCAACAGTCACAATAGTCTCTGTTCTATGTATTGGATTGCTTGGTGTGGGTAAAGCTTACATTGAGAAGCCAGAAAATTGCCTTGTCTATGTTCATATCATTGGGGGATGCATAGCTGATGCAATTGGGACGTCGGCAGTGACAACTTTTGGAGGTGAGCTGATTCAAAACTATGTTGATCGAGCTggttggtttgattttgaacCGAACAAAGTTCCAACCTTGCTCCTACCAGGCATGGATTTTCGGTATCAGACATGGAGATCCGTTTGA